One Helianthus annuus cultivar XRQ/B chromosome 7, HanXRQr2.0-SUNRISE, whole genome shotgun sequence genomic region harbors:
- the LOC110867074 gene encoding LOW QUALITY PROTEIN: receptor-like protein EIX1 (The sequence of the model RefSeq protein was modified relative to this genomic sequence to represent the inferred CDS: deleted 1 base in 1 codon; substituted 2 bases at 2 genomic stop codons), giving the protein MSGGLGRSCIEKERQALLDVKANLNNFHGHLDDWGREEEKMDCCKWEGITCSNHNGHVIELDLSFKGIAGKISPSLQVLNQLKILNLNYINFQSNHLPKFLGYLPKLESLDISGANLSGPIPYQLGNLSNLLHLDLSSNSLGGSIPFSFVDLTSLTYLNLSQNQLVGAIPKSFGNIVGQFENLTYLDVGHNLLNGRIPSFIGCPSLFLFRCVXXSLHGNVPDNLGQLSNLEYLDFSSNSLEGVVTEVHFQKLTQLYYLDLSFNSLVLDLNFHERIPFQISIIKLQSCKLGPGFPVWIKPHEFLNHLDISNAGISDGVPDWFWDLPTALQFLNLSSNQIKGMLPNMGLTFSGSTGMDLSNNHFEGRVPSLPFGLAALNLSGNRFSGTLSFLCEIGQFLTFLDLSNNSLTGRLPDCWMKFQEKLVVLSLSDNNLSGEIPSSLGFLLNLEALSLRTNNFVGEVPMSLSNCTRLRFVDLGENKLSGVIPEWIGEKLSKLYALVLGSNRFYGRLPLQLCWLYNLQVLDLSNNGLSGNIPRCFNNFTSMARKVFKDDLGTHSYSTFGGRIPGRNPAPRACRSIINCRRLQFRETNEAQYSDNAWVVWKGTERLFGRSGLQLLKSIDLSRNNLSGKVPHEITSLYELISLNHSMNKLHGEVPKDMGLLRHLESLDLSNNEFSGHIPWSLAQLNFLSYLDLSYNNLSGRIPIGSQLQRFSYTSYSGNPQLCGPPLTPRCGFAPVAGKKDVEEDEEDSWKSYYTGMGAGFAVGFSGICGALVLNHRCRYFFFALLSYIKDWIYVTTVVHFGKLERNLRR; this is encoded by the exons ATGAGTGGTGGTCTTGGGAGGTCTTGCATTGAAAAGGAGAGGCAAGCTTTACTGGATGTTAAAGCTAACCTAAACAACTTTCATGGACATCTAGATGATTGGggaagagaagaagaaaaaatGGATTGTTGCAAATGGGAGGGTATCACTTGTAGCAACCATAATGGTCATGTGATTGAGCTTGATCTTTCTTTCAAAGGCATCGCAGGTAAAATTAGTCCGTCGTTACAAGTGTTAAATCAACTAAAAATTCTTAATCTGAATTATATTAATTTTCAGTCCAATCATTTACCCAAGTTTCTTGGTTACCTGCCCAAGTTAGAAAGTTTGGATATTTCAGGTGCTAATCTTAGCGGACCTATTCCTTATCAACTTGGCAATCTCTCAAACTTGCTTCATCTTGATCTTAGTAGTAACTCTTTGGGGGGATCTATTCCTTTTTCTTTTGTAGATTTGACTTCTCTCACCTATTTAAATCTCTCACAAAATCAGCTAGTAGGTGCCATTCCAAAATCATTTGGGAACATTGTGGGTCAATTTGAAAATCTGACTTATCTTGATGTTGGTCACAATTTATTAAATGGAAGAATTCCAAGCTTCATAGGATGTCCCTCCCTTTTTTTATTTAGATGTGTCTAGTAATCA TTACATGGTAATGTGCCAGACAATTTGGGTCAGCTTTCAAATCTGGAATATCTTGATTTTTCATCCAACTCCCTTGAAGGTGTTGTCACTGAAGTACATTTTCAAAAACTCACCCAACTATATTACTTGGATTTGTCTTTTAATTCTTTAGTATTAGATTTGAACTTCCATGAGAGAATCCCTTTTCAGATATCAATTATAAAGTTACAATCCTGCAAGCTGGGACCTGGATTCCCGGTGTGGATTAAACCTCATGAATTTCTTAATCATCTTGATATTTCCAATGCTGGAATATCAGATGGCGTCCCTGACTGGTTTTGGGACCTACCAACGGCGTTGCAATTTCTGAACCTTTCTTCAAATCAAATAAAAGGAATGCTACCAAACATGGGGCTAACGTTTAGTGGCTCTACCGGAATGGATTTGAGTAACAACCATTTCGAAGGAAGAGTACCCTCATTGCCTTTTGGATTAGCCGCAttaaacctttctggaaacaggTTCTCAGGAACACTTTCTTTCTTGTGTGAGATTGGTCAGTTCTTAACTTTTCTTGACCTCTCCAACAATTCATTAACAGGGAGACTGCCTGATTGTTGGATGAAATTCCAAGAAAAGCTAGTCGTGCTTAGTTTATCAGATAACAATCTGTCAGGGGAAATCCCTTCTTCTTTGGGATTCTTGCTTAACCTCGAGGCATTGTCTTTGCGAACAAACAACTTTGTTGGTGAAGTGCCAATGTCCTTGAGCAACTGCACAAGACTAAGGTTTGTGGATCTTGGGGAAAATAAGTTATCAGGCGTGATACCAGAATGGATAGGGGAAAAACTTTCAAAGTTATATGCTCTTGTTTTAGGATCAAACAGATTCTACGGGAGATTACCTTTACAATTATGTTGGTTGTATAATCTTCAAGTCCTTGACCTGTCGAATAATGGATTGTCAGGTAATATTCCTAGGTGCTTTAATAACTTCACATCTATGGCTAGAAAAGTCTTTAAAGATGATTTAGGTACACATTCTTATTCCACTTTTGGTGGAAGAATCCCCGGAAGGAACCCAGCTCCACGGGCTTGCAGGTCTATTATTAATTGTCGTAGATTGCAATTCCGAGAAACTAACGAGGCCCAGTATTCGGACAATGCATGGGTTGTATGGAAAGGAACAGAACGATTATTCGGAAGGAGTGGTCTGCAGCTACTGAAAAGCATTGATCTGTCAAGAAACAACTTATCTGGAAAAGTTCCTCATGAGATCACTAGTCTTTATGAACTGATCTCGCTAAATCATTCTATGAACAAACTGCATGGGGAAGTCCCGAAAGATATGGGTTTGTTGAGACATCTGGAATCTCTTGACTTGTCAAACAACGAGTTCTCTGGGCATATTCCTTGGAGTTTGGCACAATTAAACTTTCTAAGTTACCTTGATCTCTCTTACAATAACTTGTCAGGAAGAATACCAATTGGGTCTCAACTCCAACGTTTCAGTTATACCTCGTACAGTGGTAACCCTCAACTTTGTGGACCTCCACTTACACCAAGATGTGGGTTTGCACCTGTTGCTGGAAAGAAAgatgttgaagaagatgaagaggacTCTTGGAAATCATATTACACAGGTATGGGTGCTGGATTTGCTGTTGGATTTTCAGGAATTTGTGGTGCTTTAGTTTTAAACCACCGATGCAGATATTTCTTTTTTGCTTTGTTGAGTTACATAAAGGATTGGATATATGTAACTACGGTTGTGCATTTCGGCAAACTTGAAAGAAACTTGAGAAGGTGA